A stretch of Scheffersomyces stipitis CBS 6054 chromosome 2, complete sequence DNA encodes these proteins:
- a CDS encoding predicted protein, producing GTTTYYIPNPSTWIPHNPSAGLIWGPLTPSSDNRPALYGMVGLQFILGLGFFRAARQLYRPRTIVTSVNSIPQHFTPKGSFWKASIPALTGAVAIYGCGLELSRLMLAYDPWYEEAKYYRRVAIKNGDKPSAWFGAYDYYKPMSTKAWIDKVGIWIKATEHELSEKQEVLDVSIVQANSSNPDDKGHVEHVLIPVKKNNLMSQMNKKGKYVEIYNRLRESNKSRYRTLLDTDLKDVQELNKAERIDLILEGKSPYSNPEYTKPHIQLGNHHVDTDDEFEMVWLNFEPWDELKLETDYDIRLIPHWRWADSDNSE from the coding sequence GGAACTACGACATACTACATTCCAAACCCCTCGACATGGATCCCTCACAATCCCAGCGCAGGGCTCATCTGGGGACCATTGACGCCTTCGTCTGACAATAGGCCAGCACTTTACGGTATGGTAGGGCTCCAGTTTATATTGGGACTTGGTTTTTTCCGGGCAGCACGCCAGTTGTATCGCCCTCGTACTATAGTGACGTCTGTGAATTCTATCCCACAGCATTTTACACCCAAGGGCTCATTTTGGAAAGCATCTATACCGGCATTAACCGGTGCTGTAGCTATTTACGGCTGTGGACTCGAATTGAGCCGCTTAATGTTAGCGTATGATCCGTGGTATGAAGAAGCCAAATACTACAGAAGAGTAGCCATCAAGAATGGAGACAAGCCCAGTGCCTGGTTTGGTGCCTACGACTACTACAAGCCCATGTCGACAAAGGCATGGATAGATAAAGTAGGCATCTGGATCAAAGCAACAGAACATGAACTCAGTGAAAAGCAAGAAGTCTTGGACGTTAGTATTGTGCAAGCAAACAGTAGTAATCCCGACGATAAGGGCCATGTTGAACATGTTCTTATCCccgtcaagaagaacaacttgatgagCcaaatgaacaagaaaggCAAGTATGTAGAGATCTACAATCGTCTCCGTGAATCCAACAAGTCCAGATACCGTACATTATTGGATACAGATTTGAAAGATGTCCAGGAGTTGAACAAGGCTGAACGTATCGACTTAATTTTGGAAGGAAAGTCTCCCTACAGCAATCCGGAGTACACAAAGCCCCATATTCAACTCGGAAACCATCATGTAGACACCGATGATGAGTTCGAAATGGTGTGGTTGAACTTTGAGCCTTGGgatgaattgaagttggaaacaGATTACGATATAAGACTCATTCCTCATTGGAGATGGGCTGATTCTGATAACTCAGAG
- the COX6 gene encoding subunit VI of cytochrome c oxidase (go_funtion cytochrome-c oxidase activity~go_process electron transport), which yields MFTASIRSSLRARAVAQVPRMASITKPSIMSRASVLPQQIRAYSDHHEETFEEFTARYEQEFEKAYDLFEVQRTLNNCFSYDLVPAPVVIEKALQACRRVNDYPTAVRTFEALKHKVENKEQYQAYLDELKDIRQELGIDLKEDLYADEA from the coding sequence ATGTTCACTGCCTCCATTCGTTCCAGCTTGAGAGCCAGAGCCGTTGCTCAAGTCCCCAGAATGGCTTCGATCACCAAACCTTCCATCATGTCCAGAGCTTCTGTGCTTCCACAGCAAATCAGAGCCTACTCTGACCATCACGAAGAGAcgtttgaagaattcactGCCAGATACGAACAGGAATTCGAAAAGGCTTACGACTTGTTCGAAGTGCAAAGAACCTTGAACAACTGTTTCTCGTACGATTTGGTACCAGCTCCAGTTGTCATTGAAAAGGCATTGCAAGCTTGTAGAAGAGTCAACGACTACCCCACTGCTGTCAGAACCTTTGAAGCCTTGAAACACAAGGTTGAAAACAAGGAACAGTACCAGGCTTACTTGgacgagttgaaggacaTCAGACAGGAATTGGGCATcgacttgaaggaagactTGTACGCCGACGAAGCCTGA
- the YNG2 gene encoding Ing1-like protein (NuA4 histone acetyltransferase complex component; Yeast homolog of mammalian Ing1~go_funtion DNA binding~go_process regulation of transcription, DNA-dependent~go_funtion DNA binding~go_process regulation of transcription, DNA-dependent) has product MDTSTVLEKYTQDLSNLPLEVKHLLEEIKSKDIQVMEARKRYQTKDNQIHKFIRSNGTLTKHPKEQQLYNKIEEDMKVMKKLQKEKILLANTALLLISKHLYHFETDIARLERDEMLPPVENMWEEEGGSAFKSDLNSANGLSDSLSGTPTPRSGTATGTPTAEGIRNKKRKHMSSVRTSASMSNIANSRPIKRLRSEEAEDTRFGAMMRSSSGPGSLEGHTRNISGPHEHGPSGNGEDADNNLYCFCQRVSFGEMIGCDNDDCKYEWFHWSCVGITSPPKDDEVWYCPDCAPKMEKRKKKRKV; this is encoded by the coding sequence ATGGATACTTCGACAGTGCTAGAAAAGTATACTCAGGATTTGTCCAACTTGCCTCTTGAGGTAAAGCATCTCTTGGAAGAGATCAAAAGCAAAGATATACAGGTGATGGAAGCCAGAAAACGGTACCAGACAAAGGACAACCAGATTCACAAGTTCATCCGGTCTAATGGAACTCTTACCAAGCATCCCAAGGAACAACAGTTGTATAACAAAATAGAAGAGGATATGAAGGTAATGAAGAAGCTTcagaaggaaaagattCTTTTGGCCAACACGGCTTTGCTTTTGATATCCAAACATTTGTACCATTTCGAAACAGATATTGCCCGACTTGAACGTGACGAGATGTTGCCTCCTGTGGAGAACATGtgggaagaagaaggaggTTCTGCGTTCAAGTCAGATTTAAATAGTGCAAATGGCTTGTCGGACAGTCTATCAGGTACGCCGACTCCACGCAGTGGTACTGCTACTGGTACTCCTACAGCTGAGGGAATTCGTaataagaagagaaagcaCATGTCAAGTGTGCGGACCTCCGCCAGTATGAGTAACATTGCTAATAGTAGGCCAATAAAGAGATTGAGatctgaagaagcagaagatACACGCTTTGGCGCCATGATGAGGTCTTCGTCTGGACCAGGGTCATTAGAAGGACACACACGAAACATTTCCGGACCACACGAACATGGTCCTCTGGGAAATGGTGAGGATGCTGATAACAACTTGTACTGTTTCTGCCAGAGAGTGTCTTTTGGAGAGATGATTGGTTGTGACAATGACGACTGTAAGTATGAATGGTTCCATTGGAGCTGTGTAGGGATTACGTCGCCTCCGAAGGACGACGAGGTGTGGTATTGTCCCGATTGTGCTCCTAAGATGGAGAAGcgtaagaagaagagaaaggtGTAA
- a CDS encoding predicted protein: MSSLDLDFDNFLSPPMVQPKSASFSQVRTPMQRKSSNFFPVQTPRDIDDSFDHTLLADPGAIAPPYAKRHNSSPLIGSFNNRTGQSSSSSSSSKFFYANPGSGSGNPQLLTPLFADVSNSTPNSAPASVAPTSAGTNGRQTLSVFGGIDIGADLSNNLHSLNLNNNINNMLSPPPSAASTYNYQQSTPQQTGGSLGLLAISSPPNTASMLNLGGGGSTTATTSGSVTPSISSNSIWNDSNSLGHFGLNGNGNSNSNNSNSNNSNNKNPNNIGVNVNSNILNSTPKLSTLDELFDGEHKFSMENSYSDVFSNDMLFSPFYAHEGHSQNQFGEISSPLAPVARTASFTSSGSRPNFKSKENIYSSKLNTPSFVPSAVMSDGAKVMGSSTIEPTDSEVKLENTRAFINQIHSNANVNSGASSSSGHRGNLVFNNDSATLTSKLNQIERKESEISGRISRKNSGLPSFNITQVNSGIDRGNVRVSLPQTSSLQKQVTRNDVFIREILTTDETTKYSEDYCSTFYKRNSHGYMFTKEPTNTLKVNTTANKSWVQLKIKLPCSSPGQTRGRTDAPALLIKKLKVDVRHLPIWRPITMNGGASSYQGNGYSNSNYQGGKRYGNSNYNGYGNGSRRYSGGSGASGFGNNKEFRKPKNLNVSKRFGKKTSE; the protein is encoded by the coding sequence ATGTCGCTGCTAGATCTTGATTTCGACAACTTTCTTCTGCCTCCCATGGTGCAACCGAAACTGGCTCTGTTCTCCCAGGTAAGGACGCCTATGCAGCGGAAATCATCCAACTTCTTTCCCGTTCAAACGCCTCGCGATATCGACGACTCGTTTGACCACACGCTCTTAGCCGACCCCGGAGCCATAGCTCCTCCGTATGCCAAAAGACACAATAGTTCGCCCTTAATAGGTTCATTCAACAACCGTACTGGTCAGTCATCGCTGTCGTCCTCATCGCTGAAGTTCTTCTATGCGAATCCCggatctggatctggaaaTCCGCAACTTCTTACACCTTTGTTTGCTGATGTTTCGAATTCTACACCTAATTCAGCACCAGCTTCCGTAGCACCAACATCTGCTGGAACCAATGGACGCCAGACGTTATCTGTGTTTGGAGGCATCGATATCGGTGCCGACttatccaacaacttgcacagcttgaacttgaacaataatatcaacaatatgCTTTCTCCTCCACCTTCTGCTGCATCTACTTACAACTACCAGCAAAGCACCCCTCAACAAACAGGAGGAAGCTTGGGGTTGTTAGCGATCTCCTCGCCACCAAATACAGCTTCCATGTTGAATTTGGGCGGTGGAGGGTCCACTACAGCCACAACCAGCGGAAGCGTGACTCCGTCCATTTCGTCCAATTCGATCTGGAACGACTCCAACAGTCTCGGTCACTTTGGACTCAACGGAAACGGGAACAGTAACAGCAATAACAGTAACAGTAACAATAGTAACAATAAAAACCCTAACAATATTGGTGTGAATGTCAACAGCAATATCTTGAACAGTACACCTAAGCTTTCAACATTAGACGAGCTTTTTGATGGTGAGCACAAGTTTTCGATGGAAAACAGTTACAGCGATGTGTTTTCCAACGACATGCTCTTTTCGCCGTTTTATGCCCATGAGGGCCACAGCCAGAACCAGTTTGGGGAAATCTCATCACCCTTAGCTCCTGTTGCCAGAACCGCCTCTTTCACTTCTTCCGGCTCGCGACCCAATTTCAAAAGCAAGGAAAACATCTACCTGAGCAAGTTGAACACACCTTCGTTTGTTCCTAGTGCCGTTATGTCCGATGGAGCTAAAGTGATGGGTTCTTCTACCATAGAGCCTACGGACTCAGAggtcaagttggaaaacacACGGGCGTTCATAAACCAGATCCATTCCAATGCAAATGTGAACTCTGGTGCCAGTAGCAGCTCTGGACATCGCGGCAACCTCgttttcaacaacgactCGGCAACGCTTACGTCCAAACTCAACCAAATAGAACGGAAAGAGTCGGAGATCTCTGGTAGAATCAGTAGAAAGAATAGCGGTTTGCCTAGTTTCAACATTACCCAAGTAAACTCGGGAATCGACAGAGGCAACGTCAGAGTAAGCTTGCCGCAGACATCGTCTCTTCAAAAGCAGGTGACACGAAACGATGTTTTTATCCGTGAGATCCTTACCACAGATGAGACTACTAAATACAGTGAAGACTACTGTTCGACTTTCTACAAGCGCAACTCCCACGGGTACATGTTTACTAAAGAACCCACTAACACTTTGAAAGTCAACACTACAGCCAACAAGTCATGGGTgcaattgaagatcaagCTTCCCTGTAGCAGTCCCGGCCAGACACGAGGAAGAACTGATGCTCCCGCCTTGCTTATCAAGAAACTCAAAGTAGACGTTAGACACTTGCCCATCTGGCGGCCAATCACCATGAATGGAGGCGCCAGTTCGTACCAAGGCAACGGCTACAGTAATTCAAACTACCAAGGAGGTAAGAGATATGGCAATTCTAATTACAATGGATACGGAAATGGATCGAGAAGGTATTCAGGAGGCTCTGGAGCGTCAGGATTTGGAAATAATAAAGAGTTCAGGAAACCCAAGAATCTCAATGTGTCTAAAAGGTTTGGGAAGAAAACAAGTGAATAA
- a CDS encoding predicted protein, whose protein sequence is MDYGTVESYHEFLNQMESCEFNNSLINLATSPSPESFTPPIPSTRHLASIAPQQLLNLNLHLDVNTYYNKLTGLICQIPFHGSAADKDSFQSLAHNVTQSRTQKSFQETFAEDEEDEMNPLAPGLFPKLNIGDDEKFMKFDTLPLTPSYVAK, encoded by the exons ATGGACTACGGAACAGTGGAGCTGTACCATGAGTTTCTCAACCAGATGGAGTCGTGtgagttcaacaacagcttgatcaacttggctacCTCACCTTCTCCAGAATCTTTCACACCTCCTATACCTTCTACACGACATTTAGCATCCATAGC GCCGCAGCAATTGCTTAATCTCAACCTCCACCTCGATGTAAATACGTactacaacaagttgacagGGCTCATTTGTCAGATTCCGTTCCACGGCAGTGCAGCAGATAAGGACCTGTTTCAAAGCTTAGCACATAATGTAACTCAGAGCAGAACCCAGAAGTCATTTCAGGAGACGTTTGCTG aagacgaggaaGACGAAATGAATCCTCTAGCACCAGGATTGTTTCCTAAGTTGAATATCGGCGACGACGAGAAGTTCATGAAGTTCGACACGTTGCCCTTGACGCCGTCGTACGTGGCAAAATAA
- a CDS encoding predicted protein (go_component nucleus~go_funtion DNA binding~go_process regulation of transcription, DNA-dependent) yields MNAEFSGWNDKEDSAAGSEVKFDPSFERHDQQAANDDYPSVEDVTAAAVANAQQHHHQDGGNRADGSGSGRPSHEESVRAAHEAVAAAAAVSRLGEQQQNAVGGVVGGSVAGNSGVGSSSAADLATAQNRSAQRAFRQRKQKYITELESKAAETDTLRSELERLREENMQLRDYTLVLQSRVIELSGGAHAIGSGPDAGGIPAPPVFSKYTSEK; encoded by the exons ATGAATGCGGAGTTTTCAGGCTGGAACGATAAGGAAGACAGCGCCGCTGGTTCGGAAGTGAAGTTTGATCCTTCGTTCGAAAGACATGACCAGCAAGCAGCCAACGACGACTATCCCAGTGTCGAAGACGTGACGGCAGCAGCAGTGGCCAATGCGCAGCAACACCATCACCAGGATGGAGGGAACAGAGCAGACGGTTCGGGCTCCGGTCGTCCCAGCCATGAAGAGCTGGTGAGAGCTGCTCACGAGGCCGTcgcagcagcagcagctgTTTCACGTCTAGGAGAGCAACAGCAGAATGCAGTGGGTGGAGTCGTCGGAGGAAGTGTAGCAGGCAACCTGGGGGTGGGTAGCAGTAGTGCTGCCGATTTAGCCA CTGCGCAAAACAGAAGTGCACAACGAGCCTTCAGACAGCGCAAACAGAAGTATATCACGGAGTTGGAGTCCAAAGCCGCAGAGACAGACACCTTGCGTCTGGAGCTTGAACGATTGCGCGAAGAAAACATGCAATTGAGAGACTATACCTTAGTCTTGCAGAGCAGGGTGATTGAGTTGTCTGGTGGAGCCCATGCCATAGGGAGCGGGCCCGACGCTGGAGGCATCCCAGCACCGCCCGTGTTTAGCAAGTACACATCAGAGAAGTGA
- the MRPL35 gene encoding mitochondrial 54S ribosomal protein YmL35 (ribosomal protein of the large subunit, mitochondrial), which translates to MLQAKSGVRIATRNVASFSKRFQSTSSGIWTDFSKRSASLKLNSPEVKQGLLHKINPEEGPASISDYNRRLAYHSPEDIDETFKQAYELLQQEAEVKYKEIEGYKKRLGEAKSTKEVEFLKKSIDKLLVDAEVKNPEVLYNVEYTDVELLDKSQPVYRHLLKEKWEAYDLMITMQRLEQLHMIPDTLPTLDPKVDVKVKFPHNVKEEFADWVVPGTVLPAFAVSQPPTIQIQEFETVEEKNLYSIVLVNPDTPDLKTNSYSTTLQYGLANVPLDNVDNVIDTSKLFSQGEKFTFKDYQPLVPEKNAQTQRACLWVFRQSEELTLGDIARENFDIRDFASKNNLTAVGAHIWRQRFDRSVNYVRNKYGLGEGRVFRRVRGTAPVV; encoded by the coding sequence ATGTTGCAAGCCAAAAGTGGGGTGAGAATCGCCACCAGAAATGTTGCTCTGTTTTCGAAAAGATTCCAGAGcacttcttctggaatttgGACTgacttttccaaaagaCTGGCTTCGTTAAAGTTGAACTCGCCAGAAGTCAAGCAAGGATTGTTGCACAAGATTAACCCTGAAGAGGGCCCAGCTTCTATTTCGGACTACAACAGAAGATTGGCATATCATTCACCAGAAGACATTGACGAGACTTTCAAACAGGCATACGAGCTCTTGCAACAGGAAGCTGAAGTCAAGTacaaagaaatcgaagGTTACAAGAAGAGGTTGGGTGAAGCCAAAAGCACTAAAGAAGTCgaatttttgaaaaagtcCATCGACAAATTGTTAGTCGATGCCGAAGTTAAGAACCCTGAAGTCTTGTACAATGTTGAGTATACTGATGTCGAGTTGCTCGACAAGTCTCAACCAGTCTACAGAcacttgttgaaagaaaaatggGAAGCATACGACTTGATGATCACCATGCAGAGATTGGAACAACTCCACATGATTCCAGACACTTTGCCCACCTTGGATCCTAAAGTCGACGTAAAAGTTAAGTTCCCTCATAAcgtcaaagaagaattcgCTGACTGGGTGGTACCAGGCACTGTCTTACCTGCCTTTGCTGTATCTCAACCTCCCACTATCCAAATCCAGGAGTTTGAgactgtagaagaaaagaacttgTACTCTATAGTCTTGGTCAACCCAGACACTCCAGACTTGAAGACCAACTCCTACTCTACTACCTTGCAATACGGATTGGCTAACGTTCCATTGGACAACGTAGACAACGTCATAGATACCAGCAAGCTCTTTAGCCAgggtgaaaaattcaccTTCAAGGACTATCAGCCCTTGGTGCCTGAGAAGAATGCCCAAACTCAGAGAGCTTGTTTGTGGGTATTCAGACAATCTGAAGAGTTGACTCTTGGTGACATTGCCAGAGAGAACTTCGACATTAGAGATTTTGCCCTGAAGAATAATTTAACTGCTGTAGGTGCCCATATCTGGAGACAACGCTTCGACAGAAGTGTCAACTATGTGAGGAACAAGTACGGCTTGGGTGAGGGAAGAGTGTTCCGTAGAGTTCGTGGTACTGCTCCCGTGGTGTAA
- a CDS encoding predicted protein produces the protein MLPRLCRFSIGLTGRSIVLNRSTSVFPKHFHSNPVVLSFTSSSGFEYVESYKSLNDKIEAVFGQKDVSDDDIIAALVACRNLERNYPVNQQLHTNSRLIQEASHSIELIFKNDTKFSAELLKKIFLLKLATPLNLKIINTFYEKNPGANTIIDKSTALVALRNALANADFLNAIKLTDVTVGHPNYIEHNNRILRKGFSQLVGTSLVITFLTKYGVNEIIDMGALNEGWKHLGAINSLILTYLFNSSFFLTIVRVGRQLISSGGDYLTWQKGTFYTHWFKHADEMLFSAKIVEADRQLNGGESNPEIINELCRTSDDMFNTQRTLQPGYNREGEKIRLLEAKDNMEDLKMQAYWMSGGDGFEWVEPDQDPADLIWKQHLDSFNKPTLDNNSKAKNLKWAEELIGDK, from the coding sequence ATGTTGCCGAGACTCTGTCGCTTTTCTATAGGGCTCACGGGACGCTCTATCGTATTAAATAGATCTACGTCTGTTTTTCCCAAACACTTTCATTCCAATCCGGTGGTTTTATCGTTTACCTCCAGTTCTGGCTTTGAATATGTGGAAAGCTACAAGAGCTTGAACGATAAGATCGAAGCTGTTTTTGGGCAGAAGGACGTTTCTGACGACGACATAATAGCAGCTCTTGTTGCCTGTCGTAATCTAGAGCGAAACTATCCAGTCAATCAACAGTTGCACACCAATTCCAGACTCATCCAAGAAGCTTCCCATTCTATAGAGCtaatcttcaagaacgacACCAAGTTCTCAgctgaattgttgaagaagatctttctcttgaagttggctaCTCcgttgaacttgaagattaTCAACACTTTCTACGAAAAGAATCCAGGAGCCAATACCATTATCGATAAGAGTACTGCACTTGTAGCTTTGAGAAATGCCTTGGCCAATGCTGACTTCCTCAATGCCATCAAGTTGACCGATGTGACTGTAGGCCATCCCAATTATATCGAGCACAACAATAGGATCCTCAGGAAGGGTTTTTCACAGTTGGTGGGTACATCTTTGGTAATAACGTTCTTGACCAAGTATGGAGTTAATGAAATCATCGATATGGGGGCTTTGAACGAAGGCTGGAAACATTTGGGAGCCATTAACTCGTTGATTTTAACCtatttgttcaactccagtttcttcttgacaatTGTCAGAGTCGGGCGACAGTTAATCAGCTCCGGTGGTGACTATTTGACCTGGCAAAAAGGAACATTCTATACCCATTGGTTCAAACATGCTGATGAGATGTTATTTTCAGCCAAAATTGTAGAAGCTGATCGTCAGTTGAATGGTGGAGAGTCAAACCCTGAGATCATCAACGAGTTATGTAGAACCAGTGACGATATGTTCAATACCCAACGTACATTACAGCCCGGATATAATCGTGAAGGTGAAAAGATCAGATTGTTGGAAGCCAAAGACAATATGGAAGACCTCAAAATGCAAGCATATTGGATGAGTGGAGGTGATGGCTTCGAATGGGTTGAACCAGATCAGGATCCTGCCGATTTGATCTGGAAACAACATCTCGATAGTTTTAATAAACCTACTCTAGACAATAATAGCAAGGCTAAGAACTTGAAATGGgctgaagagttgattgGGGACAAGTAG
- the DAN4 gene encoding Cell wall protein DAN4 precursor, with protein sequence MGADPVPAAPADPAAPVAAPAPAPVAAPAPAPAPAAPVAPAAAAAADNTPTTGTTPTAGTTPTTGTTPTTGKTVTTGTTPTTGTTPTTGTTPTTGTTPTTPATKATTPTTAVTPATPASPAVNTATLNSAQLVAWAKTQTDIAAADNTATMSPAQYSSWLKTQVLIAPGDLIQTMNSAQIQAWAKTQTLVVAADNTFTMNSAQISNWLSTHTTTAATPLATPPVGAAPPRPSESLDAQGNLIDDPTTETVSFITTRIQPTTTYEAPSNSVAPASGNNADSDSGSGSPASSDTTNAGNLITVNTVLLCIGVGVALFAGQ encoded by the coding sequence ATGGGAGCTGATCCCGTGCCTGCAGCTCCTGCTGATCCGGCTGCTCCAGTTGCTGCTCCTGCTCCTGCTCCAGTTGCTGCTCCGGCTCCTGCTCCTGCTCCGGCTGCCCCTGTTGCTCCTGCTGCTGCGGCTGCGGCTGATAATACTCCAACGACTGGCACTACACCGACCGCTGGGACTACTCCAACCACGGGCACTACTCCAACAACTGGCAAAACCGTAACAACTGGCACTACTCCAACTACAGGTACAACGCCAACTACAGGCACTACTCCAACTACAGGCACTACTCCTACTACACCTGCTACTAAAGCAACAACTCCTACTACTGCTGTAACTCCAGCCACGCCTGCTCTGCCGGCCGTAAATACTGCTACCTTGAACTCGGCTCAGCTTGTAGCTTGGGCAAAAACACAAACAGACATTGCTGCTGCAGACAACACTGCCACTATGAGTCCAGCACAGTATCTGTCGTGGCTCAAGACGCAAGTACTAATTGCGCCGGGAGATCTCATTCAGACTATGAATTCGGCTCAGATTCAAGCATGGGCTAAAACTCAGACTCTTGTTGTAGCTGCTGACAACACTTTCACCATGAACAGTGCTCAGATCCTGAACTGGCTTTCTACTCACACAACTACTGCTGCTACTCCTTTAGCGACTCCTCCCGTTGGAGCCGCTCCCCCCAGACCTTCAGAGAGCTTGGATGCTCAGGGTAACTTGATCGACGATCCTACTACCGAGACGGTCTCGTTCATCACCACTAGAATACAGCCTACTACTACGTATGAAGCTCCTTCTAACTCTGTTGCACCTGCTTCCGGAAACAACGCTGACTCTGATTCTGGGTCTGGCTCTCCTGCCAGTTCTGATACTACCAATGCTGGAAATTTGATCACTGTGAACACTGTTTTGTTGTGTATAGGTGTTGGTGTTGCATTATTTGCAGGGCAATGA